A portion of the Pseudomonas sp. PSE14 genome contains these proteins:
- the adk gene encoding adenylate kinase, which produces MRVILLGAPGAGKGTQARFITEKFGIPQISTGDMLRAAVKAGTELGLKAKSVMDAGGLVSDDLIINLVKERIAQPDCAKGFLFDGFPRTIPQAEAMKEAGVTIDNVIEIAVDDEEIVGRMAGRRVHPASGRVYHIQHNPPKVEGKDDVTGEDLIQREDDKEETVRHRLSVYHSQTKPLVDFYQKLAAVEGTPKYTCVEGVGSVEQITAKVFAALS; this is translated from the coding sequence ATGCGTGTGATTCTGCTCGGGGCGCCCGGTGCCGGCAAAGGTACCCAGGCTCGCTTCATCACTGAGAAGTTCGGCATTCCGCAGATCTCCACCGGCGACATGCTGCGTGCGGCGGTCAAGGCGGGCACCGAGCTGGGCCTGAAGGCCAAGAGCGTGATGGACGCCGGCGGTCTGGTCTCCGATGACCTGATCATCAACCTGGTGAAAGAGCGCATCGCTCAACCCGACTGCGCCAAGGGTTTCCTGTTCGACGGTTTCCCGCGCACCATTCCCCAGGCTGAAGCCATGAAGGAAGCCGGTGTCACCATCGACAACGTGATCGAGATCGCCGTGGACGACGAGGAAATCGTCGGCCGCATGGCCGGTCGCCGCGTTCACCCGGCCTCGGGCCGCGTCTACCACATCCAGCACAACCCGCCGAAGGTGGAAGGCAAGGATGACGTGACCGGCGAAGACCTGATCCAGCGCGAAGACGACAAGGAAGAAACCGTGCGTCACCGCCTGTCGGTCTACCACTCGCAGACCAAGCCGCTGGTCGATTTCTACCAGAAGCTGGCCGCCGTCGAAGGCACCCCGAAGTACACCTGCGTCGAAGGTGTCGGCTCGGTGGAGCAGATCACCGCCAAGGTGTTCGCCGCCCTCAGCTGA
- the ppc gene encoding phosphoenolpyruvate carboxylase codes for MPDIDARLREDVHLLGELLGQTIRAQYGQGFLDKIELIRTGAKAARRGSAEGARQLTATLDALGEDELLPVARAFNQFLNLANIAEQYHRIRRRTPKEPEPFENRVLGELLGRLRKSGLGAEGLARQVAALEIELVLTAHPTEVARRTLIQKYDAMSAQLAADDHTDLLPEEREAVRGRLQRLVAEAWHTEEIRRTRPTPVDEAKWGFAVIEHSLWQALPAFLRHVDATLQQTLGERLPLSAAPIRFASWMGGDRDGNPNVTAAITREVLLLARWMAADLYLRDVDSLASDLSMQQASDELRAEVGEVAEPYRALLKQLRERLRATRAWAERAIHSGEAPGAEVLQDNRELLEPLQLCYRSLQDCGMGVIADGALLDSLRRAATFGLFLVRLDVRQDSTRHARAMSEITEYLGLGNYAEWDEAVRQEFLLEELASRRPLLPANYAASPETAEVLATCRVVAEAPAASLGSYVISMAGQPSDVLAVQLLLKECGLQRPMRVVPLFETLDDLDNAGPCIDRLLSLDSYRTGLAGPQEVMIGYSDSAKDAGTLAAAWAQYRAQEALVDICRSHGVELLLFHGRGGTVGRGGGPAHAAILSQPPGSVAGRFRTTEQGEMIRFKFGLPGIAEQNLNLYLAAVLEATLQPPPVPEPAWREEMDRLAADGLAAYRAVVRENPQFVDYFREATPEQELGRLPLGSRPAKRREGGVESLRAIPWIFAWTQTRLMLPAWLGWEEALLNAIERGEGALLGRMRKEWPFFTTRIDMLEMVLAKADREIAQLYDERLVQSELRPLGAHLRDLLSQSVRVVLGLTGQSQLLGNAAETRESIGVRNTYLDPLHLLQAELLARSRRCAGDACGGLEQALLVTVAGIAAGLRNTG; via the coding sequence ATGCCGGATATCGATGCGCGCCTGCGCGAGGACGTTCACCTGTTGGGCGAGTTGCTGGGGCAGACCATCCGCGCCCAGTACGGACAAGGCTTCCTCGACAAGATCGAACTCATCCGCACCGGCGCCAAGGCCGCGCGGCGCGGCTCGGCGGAAGGCGCCCGGCAACTGACGGCGACCCTCGACGCGCTGGGAGAGGACGAGCTGCTGCCGGTGGCGCGGGCCTTCAACCAGTTCCTCAACCTGGCCAACATCGCCGAGCAATACCACCGCATCCGGCGGCGCACGCCCAAGGAGCCGGAGCCCTTCGAGAACCGCGTGCTGGGCGAGCTGCTCGGCCGCCTGCGCAAGTCCGGCCTGGGTGCCGAAGGCTTGGCGCGGCAGGTGGCGGCGCTGGAGATCGAGCTGGTGCTGACCGCGCACCCCACGGAAGTGGCACGGCGCACCCTGATCCAGAAATACGACGCGATGTCCGCGCAACTGGCGGCCGACGATCACACCGACCTGCTGCCGGAGGAGCGCGAAGCGGTGCGCGGGCGCCTGCAACGGCTGGTCGCCGAGGCCTGGCACACCGAGGAAATCCGCCGCACCCGGCCGACCCCGGTGGATGAGGCCAAATGGGGCTTCGCGGTCATCGAACATTCCCTGTGGCAGGCGCTGCCGGCCTTCCTCCGGCATGTCGACGCCACCCTGCAACAGACGCTGGGCGAGCGTTTGCCACTCTCCGCCGCGCCGATCCGCTTCGCCTCCTGGATGGGCGGGGACCGCGACGGCAACCCCAATGTCACCGCCGCCATCACCCGCGAAGTCCTGCTGCTGGCGCGCTGGATGGCCGCCGACCTGTACCTGCGCGATGTCGATAGCCTGGCCTCGGACCTGTCCATGCAGCAGGCCAGCGACGAACTGCGCGCTGAGGTGGGGGAGGTTGCCGAACCCTATCGCGCGCTGCTCAAGCAACTGCGCGAACGCCTGCGCGCTACCCGCGCCTGGGCCGAGCGGGCCATTCACAGTGGCGAGGCGCCGGGCGCGGAGGTGCTGCAGGACAACCGCGAGCTGCTCGAACCGCTGCAGCTCTGCTACCGCTCGCTGCAGGACTGCGGCATGGGCGTGATCGCCGACGGCGCGCTGCTCGACTCCCTGCGCCGCGCGGCCACCTTCGGCCTGTTCCTGGTGCGCCTGGACGTGCGCCAGGACTCCACGCGCCACGCCAGGGCAATGAGCGAAATCACCGAATACCTCGGCCTGGGCAACTACGCCGAGTGGGACGAAGCCGTGCGCCAGGAATTCCTCCTGGAAGAACTCGCCAGTCGTCGCCCCCTGCTGCCGGCGAACTACGCGGCATCGCCGGAAACCGCCGAAGTCCTGGCGACCTGCCGGGTGGTGGCCGAGGCGCCGGCGGCGTCGCTGGGTTCCTACGTGATCTCGATGGCCGGGCAGCCCTCCGACGTGCTCGCCGTGCAGTTGCTGCTCAAGGAGTGCGGGCTGCAGCGGCCGATGCGCGTGGTACCGCTGTTCGAGACCCTGGATGACCTGGACAACGCCGGCCCCTGCATCGATCGCCTGCTTAGCCTGGACAGCTACCGCACGGGCCTCGCCGGCCCGCAGGAAGTGATGATCGGCTACTCCGATTCGGCCAAGGACGCCGGCACCCTGGCCGCGGCCTGGGCGCAGTACCGGGCGCAGGAGGCGCTGGTGGATATCTGCCGCAGCCACGGCGTCGAGCTGCTGCTGTTCCATGGCCGCGGCGGCACCGTCGGCCGTGGCGGCGGCCCGGCCCACGCGGCGATCCTCTCGCAGCCGCCGGGCTCGGTGGCCGGGCGTTTCCGCACCACCGAGCAGGGCGAGATGATCCGCTTCAAGTTCGGCCTGCCGGGTATCGCCGAGCAGAATCTCAACCTCTATCTCGCCGCGGTGCTGGAAGCCACGCTGCAGCCGCCGCCGGTGCCGGAGCCCGCCTGGCGCGAGGAGATGGACCGGCTGGCCGCCGATGGCCTCGCCGCCTACCGTGCGGTGGTGCGGGAGAACCCGCAGTTCGTCGACTACTTCCGCGAGGCCACGCCGGAGCAGGAGCTGGGCCGCCTGCCACTGGGCAGCCGTCCGGCCAAGCGCCGCGAGGGCGGGGTGGAAAGCCTGCGGGCGATTCCGTGGATCTTCGCCTGGACCCAGACGCGCCTGATGCTGCCGGCCTGGCTCGGCTGGGAGGAGGCGCTGCTGAACGCCATCGAACGGGGCGAAGGCGCGCTGCTGGGGCGCATGCGCAAGGAGTGGCCGTTCTTCACCACCCGCATCGACATGCTGGAGATGGTGCTGGCCAAGGCCGACCGGGAAATCGCCCAACTCTACGACGAGCGTCTGGTGCAATCGGAACTGCGACCATTAGGTGCACATTTACGCGACCTATTGTCGCAGTCGGTGCGCGTGGTACTGGGGCTGACTGGGCAATCCCAGTTGCTCGGCAACGCCGCCGAGACCCGCGAGTCGATCGGCGTGCGTAACACCTACCTGGACCCTTTGCACCTGCTCCAGGCTGAGCTCCTTGCCCGTTCCCGACGTTGCGCGGGCGACGCCTGCGGCGGTCTGGAGCAGGCGCTGCTGGTCACGGTGGCAGGCATCGCCGCCGGTCTGCGCAACACCGGCTGA
- a CDS encoding pilin assembly protein yields MKIRDLVRHWEQNARGRMTKHHYSIPLDVETAARLAALHDMYPKRSVEEILGELVGSALEELEASFPYVKGQKVVAQDEQGDPIYEDIGPTPRFLQLSRKYLHELTEAKESNHS; encoded by the coding sequence ATGAAAATCCGCGATCTGGTACGCCATTGGGAACAGAACGCCAGGGGGCGCATGACCAAGCATCACTACAGCATCCCGCTGGACGTGGAAACCGCCGCGCGGCTGGCCGCCCTGCATGACATGTATCCCAAGCGCAGCGTTGAGGAGATCCTGGGGGAGCTGGTCGGCTCGGCGCTGGAAGAGCTGGAAGCGAGCTTCCCCTACGTGAAGGGGCAGAAGGTGGTGGCGCAGGACGAACAGGGTGACCCGATCTACGAGGACATCGGCCCGACGCCGCGCTTCCTGCAGCTGTCGCGCAAGTACCTGCATGAATTGACGGAGGCCAAGGAGTCGAACCACTCCTGA
- the tsaB gene encoding tRNA (adenosine(37)-N6)-threonylcarbamoyltransferase complex dimerization subunit type 1 TsaB, giving the protein MPTLLALDTSTEACSVALLHDGRRYVRHEVIPRLHAQRLLPMVQDILGEAGIELSAVEAIAFGRGPGAFTGVRIAIGVVQGLAFALQKPVLPISDLAVLAQRAYREHGATQVASAIDARMDEVYWGCYRLEQGEMRPAGAEAVLPPEGVALPRDAQGEWFGSGTGWGFEARLAVKVAAHDASLLPHAEDLLTLAEFAWARGEAVDAEQAQPVYLRDNVATPKKA; this is encoded by the coding sequence ATGCCCACGCTGCTGGCCCTGGATACCTCGACCGAAGCCTGTTCCGTCGCGCTGCTGCATGACGGCCGCCGGTATGTTCGCCACGAGGTGATCCCGCGCCTGCACGCCCAGCGGCTGCTGCCGATGGTGCAGGACATCCTCGGCGAGGCCGGTATCGAACTGTCCGCCGTGGAGGCCATCGCCTTCGGCCGTGGCCCCGGCGCCTTCACCGGCGTGCGCATCGCCATCGGCGTGGTCCAGGGCCTGGCCTTCGCATTGCAGAAGCCGGTGCTGCCGATCTCCGACCTGGCCGTGCTGGCCCAGCGCGCCTACCGTGAGCACGGCGCGACCCAGGTGGCCTCGGCCATCGACGCGCGCATGGACGAGGTGTACTGGGGTTGCTATCGCCTGGAGCAGGGCGAGATGCGCCCGGCCGGCGCCGAGGCGGTACTGCCGCCCGAAGGCGTGGCGCTGCCGCGTGATGCCCAGGGTGAATGGTTCGGCTCCGGCACCGGCTGGGGTTTCGAAGCGCGCCTGGCGGTGAAAGTCGCGGCCCACGACGCCAGCCTGCTGCCCCACGCCGAGGACCTGCTGACCCTGGCCGAGTTCGCCTGGGCGCGCGGCGAGGCGGTTGACGCGGAGCAGGCCCAGCCGGTTTATCTGCGCGACAACGTGGCGACACCCAAGAAGGCCTGA
- the cadR gene encoding Cd(II)/Pb(II)-responsive transcriptional regulator yields the protein MKIGELAKLTGCPVETIRYYEREGLLPEPSRSEGNYRQYDAIHVERLSFIRHCRSLDMTQDEIRILLGLRDRPESDCGTANRLIDEHLHHVEVRIAELQSLSQQLRDLRARCSGDGSSEDCGILRELEQPAEPSVIPEACSEAGHLHVPGVHGRH from the coding sequence ATGAAGATCGGTGAACTGGCGAAACTGACCGGTTGCCCGGTGGAGACCATCCGCTACTACGAGCGCGAAGGCCTGCTGCCGGAGCCGTCGCGTAGCGAGGGCAACTACCGGCAGTACGATGCGATCCATGTGGAGCGGCTGTCGTTCATCCGCCATTGCCGTTCGCTGGACATGACCCAGGACGAAATCCGCATCCTGCTCGGCCTGCGCGACCGCCCCGAATCCGACTGCGGCACCGCCAACCGGCTGATCGACGAGCACCTGCACCATGTCGAGGTTCGGATTGCCGAACTGCAATCGCTCAGCCAGCAATTGCGCGACCTGCGCGCCCGTTGCAGCGGCGATGGCAGCAGCGAGGACTGCGGCATCCTGCGCGAGCTGGAGCAGCCGGCGGAGCCGTCGGTGATTCCGGAGGCTTGCTCGGAGGCGGGGCATCTGCACGTGCCGGGCGTCCACGGCCGGCATTGA